The genomic DNA CTCCGTCGACAATGACGTCGTCCCTTCGAAAGGGTTTCGCGTGAGTGGCATCGCGGTATCGATCGACCTCAGGCGCTCGACCACTCTTTCGACATTCTCGGCATCGTTTGGCAGCGACATCCTGGCGAGCCGAAGGGCGGCGCGCCAGAGTCTCTCCTCGTCTTCGACAGCGGATTTCAGATAGTAGGCCATGAAATCGATCCACGCATCTTTTTCGCTTTCGAGAGGGCGCCAGTAACCTGGCAGGGAGTCGTAGATGAGCTCGGCATATTTTCGCGGATCCATGTTGAACTCCCCTAACGGATTTGCCTTCGACGGCGAATCTTTCGACGGTGGTCCGTGCCGTCTCTCCGCGACGCCAACACCTCGTGACGGTTGTAAGGGTGGCTCGACAGGCTCTTCGCTCGGGCTCTCTCCGTCATCATGGCTGTTCTGCCCATTGCCGGGTACGTTGTTCTGTCTGCTGTCAGGTCCGTTATCCGGGTGCGGCTTTTCAGGTCGCGGAATGCCGGCCGCCGGATCGACGATCCAGGCAGGGGTTGGAAACGGGGTCGTCGCGTCGTAGGGCGGTCCGAAAAGACCGCGTTTGTTGTTGACCTGCATTGTCTCCACCGCCTGTTACCGGGCAGATCTCAGCAAGAAGCATGCCGCCAATGGGGGTAGGCGTAAGTCGCGACGATGGCGCGAAATAGTCCTGGCGGCGAGAAACCGGAGATGCCCGCCCCTGTAACGATCAGGAAACAGCGGGGCCGGAAAATTTACACGCTCTGGAGGAGGAGGGTAGGCGGTGGAGTGCGGCGCCACCCGGCGTCATGCGGCCGGTTCGGGCGGGGTGCTTGGGTGGGCCGCTCGGGCGGGTGGCTCAGAACCCGAGCTTTTCCGTCAGGGCGCCGGCGTCATGAATCGTGGCGGTGGCGTCGCCGGGCCCGGGGCCGAGCGCGAGAAAATGGCGCGGGTTGCCGAGGGCGGAAAGGGCGATCGTGCGTTGCTCGCTCGGATCGTTTTCCCGATAGATCGAGACGTGGGCCGAGCGGCTATGGAGATGGAGCGTCTCGCCCACGACCCACACTGTCCGCGGGGCTTCTGTTTTCACGAAGCGCTGGCCCTGGCTGATCGGCTTGGTGGAGTTCACTGTCGTCCATCCCGCGGTTAGGTTTGCCTGCCTGGCGTGGCCGTTGGTCGCTCCGCTGCGGCCGCGACGCCGTGGTGGCACGAGTATACCAAAAGTGGGTGGCCGGAGCCTGTGGACAACGGGGGGCGTTGGGGCTACCTCCAATGAACCCGGAACCTTTCCGGGAAAGGAGCCCTCGTCGCGGAGGCCGTTTGGCGAGCCGGTGTCAGCGCTTGTCGATCGGCACGTAATCGCGTTCGGTATAGCCCGTGTATAGCTGCCGGGGCCGGCCAATACGCTGGTGCGGGTCCTCGATCATTTCTTTCCACTGGGCGATCCAGCCAACGGTGCGCGCCAGCGCGAAGATCACCGTGAACATGTTGGTGGGGAAGCCCATCGCCTTGAGAATGATCCCGGAGTAGAAATCGACATTGGGATAGAGCTTCTTCTCGACGAAATATTCGTCCTCGAGCGCCACTTTCTCGAGTGCCATGGCAAGATCGAGGAGCGGGTCGTCGATGCCGAGATCCTGGAGCACTTCATGGCAGGTCTCGCGCATCACCTTGGCGCGGGGGTCGTAGTTCTTGTAGACCCGGTGGCCGAAGCCGAAGAGACGGAAGGGATCGTCCTTCGATTTTGCCTTTTTCACATATTCGCCGATGCGGTCCTTGTGGCCGATTTCGTTCAGCATGTTGAGCACCGCCTCGTTTGCGCCGCCATGGGCGGGGCCCCAGAGCGAGGCAATGCCGGCGGCAATGCAGGCGAAGGGGTTGGCGCCCGACGAGCCGGCCATGCGCACGGTCGAGGTCGAGGCGTTCTGCTCGTGGTCGGCATGGAGAATGAGAATCTTGTCCATGGCGTTGGCCAGGACCGGATTCACCCGGTATTCCTCGCACGGCACCGAAAAGGTCATATGCAGGAAGTTCTCGGCGTAATTCAGGTCGTTGCGGGGATAGACAAAGGGCTGGCCGACGCTGAATTTATAGGCCATGGCGGCGATCGTTGGCATCTTGGCAATCAGGCGGAAGCTCGCGATCTCGCGCTGCTTGGGATCCAGGATATCGGTGCTGTCGTGATAGAAGGCCGACATGGCCCCGACTGTCCCGCACAGGATCGCCATCGGGTGGCTGGTCCGGCGGAATCCCCTGAAGAAGCCGGTCAGCTGCTCGTGCAGCATGGTGTGGTAAGTGACGTGGTGGTTGAATTCGGCCTTCTGTTCCGCCGTCGGCAATTCGCCATGGAGCAGCAGGTAACAGACCTCGATGAAATCGCCCTGCTCGGCAAGCTGGCCGATGGGGTAGCCCCGGTGCAGCAGCACTCCGGCCTCGCCATCGATATAGGTGATCTTCGATTCGCAGCTTGCCGTTGACGTGAAGGCGGGGTCGTAAGTGAAGTGGCCGCTTTGCGCATACAGCTTGCGGATATCGATGACGTCAGGCCCGACCGAGCCCTTGAGGACCGGCAAGCCGAAATCCTTGCCATTGTGATCGGTGAGTTTCGCCTTCTGGTCCGTCATTCTACCTACCTCTTATGTTGGGAGCCGACCGGCGAGCGGGCCTTTATCCGAAAGCCCTGCCCGAGCGATTCTCCGCCAGTTTCTAAGGTGTTAGGCGGGAACCCGGCCCCTGTGCCTGATTGGGTTGGCCGCACCATAGAGGCAGCGGGCTTCAGTGGCAATTGACGTGTTGGGAACCGAAAGCTTCCCTCTAAGATGCTGGAAAACAAGCGTAGTTTCAGGCGCCGCCCGGTTGTCCACCGGCTGTGAGCACGTCCTCGAGGCGCGCCAGGCTTTCTTCCCGGCCGAGGATCTCAAGCACCTCGAACACGCCGGGTGAGGTGTCGGAGCCCGAGAGCGCAGCCCTGAGGGGCTGGGCCACCTTGCCCAGTTTCAACCCGGCGTCGTCCGCCACAATCCGGATTCGCGCTTCCAGCGTCGCCTGGCTCCAGTCCTCAGGCGCCAGTTCGCGCAGGACGGCCGTAGCCGTCTCGAGGGCAGCGAGTCCAGCGGCATCGAGAATTTTGCGCGCGCCGTCATTGAAGGGAAGCGGTCGCGCGCGCACGTAAAACGCGGCATTCCCGGCCAGTTCCACGACCGACTTTGCCCGCTGCTTCAGCCCCGGCATGGCCTGGCGCAGCATCTCGCATTCGCTCTCGGCAAGGGTTCGGGCGAGAGTCGTCTCGAGGAGCGGGCGCACGAGGCCGACCAGCCGCGCATCATCTGCCTCCCGCAAGTAATGGGCATTGAGGGCGGTCAGCTTCGCCATATCGAACCGCGCGGCCGATCGGCCCACCTGCGGCAGATCAAACCATTCGATGGCCTGTTCGCGCGAGATGATCTCGTCGTCGCCGTGTCCCCAGCCAAGCCGAAGGAGATAATTGCACAGCGCTTCGGGCAGTATTCCCATCTCCCGATAAGCGCCCACGCCCAGCGCACCGTGGCGCTTGGACAGCTTGGCTCCGTCGGGACCGTGAATGAGCGGGATATGGGCGTAGACCGGCGGTGCCCAGGCCAGCGCCTGGAACAGCTGGGTCTGGCGAAATGCGTTGGTCAGGTGGTCGTCACCACGAATCACATGAGTTACGCCCATGTCGTGATCGTCAACCACGACCGACAGCATGTAGGTGGGGCTGCCGTCGGCGCGCAGGAGGACCATGTCGTCGAGTTCGGCATTCTGGACCCTTACCTCGCCCTGGACCCGGTCCTGTATCACCGTCTCCCCGGTCTGCGGCGCGCGAAAACGGATGACGAAAGGTGCCTCTGCCGGTGCCGTGGCCGGGTCGCGGTCACGCCAGGTGCCGTCGTACCGTAATGGCCGGCTCTCCGCCCGCGCTTTCTCGCGCATGGCCTGAAGCTCCTCGGGCGTGCAATAGCAGCGATAGGCCTTGCCGTCGGCCAGAAGGCGTTCCGCGGCCGCCACGTGCGGATCGCGCCGCGAGGATTGGTAGATTTCGGCGCCGTCCCAGTCGAGCTCGAGCCAGCGCAACCCGTCGAGGATGGCGGCGATCGCCTCCTCGGTCGAACGGGCGCGGTCGGTATCCTCGATGCGCAGCAGGAAACTGCCCGAGGTATGGCGTGCGTAAAGCCAGTTGAAAAGCGCCGTGCGGGCGCCACCGATGTGGAGAAACCCCGTGGGCGAAGGGGCGAAACGGGTCACGGTGGTCATGGTTGCGATGGGCTCCCCGACGCTTTGGCCTCGTGCGATTGCTGGGCCGGCAGGATTGACGGATATGGCAGGCGCGTAAACGCCCTTTTTTCCGGAGTCCGCTCCGGGCCGATGCGCTAGGCTGGTCGGGCAGGGCGCGGAGACTGGGACGCGGGTGTTTAGCATGGACCTGGCGGGGGCGGCAAAGTCGGAAACCGGGGGCGGCCCGAAACGGCGCGCGATCCCGGTGCTGCCCTGGCGGGCGCGCGAGTTGATGGCCGCTGGTCTCGCGGAGCGCGAGCGCTGGGTGCTCTTCATGCCGGTCGCACTTGGCGGCGGGATCGCCTGGTACTTCGCTCTCGGGAGCGAGCCGCCTCTCTGGGCAGGTCCGCTCGTCGCGCTTGCCGGCGGGCTCGGTCTTGTCGGCCTGTTTCGCCGCGGCCGGGCGCCAGGACCGGGGCAAGGACCGGGGCAAGGACTGGGGCAAGGACTGGGGCAAGAGGGGCCGGGAGCACTCTGGTCCGTTCTTCTGTGTCTCGGCCTGCTTCTTGGCGGGACCGGATTCGGTTCCGCCGCCTTGCGGACCGAGTTGCTGCGCGCGCCGGTGATCGCCGAAAAGACCCGGCCCGTCACTCTGGCCGGGTGTGTCCGGCGCATCGACATGCGGCCCGACGGGCCCCGTGTCCTCATCGTACCGCTGCAGATCGACGGGTTTGCCCCAGGCACCCTTCCCCGCGAACTGCGTATCAAGCTCTGGCATGCGGCGCTTGCCGGGGAGGGCGCGGCAAATCTCAGGCCCGGTGCCTGCGTCCGGTTTCGCGCTGCTCTGGTGCCGCCGCCACGGCCCGCCTTGCCGGGCGGCTACGATTTTCAGCGCCGGTCCTTTTTTCAGGGCATCGGCGGCTATGGCTTCGCGCTCTCCCTGCCCGAAGCAGCGCCCGAAATGGCGCCGTCGGGCCCGGGCTTTCAACTGCAGGCCCGGGTCGAGGCGCTTCGCCGGGCCGTCTTTCAGGAGGTCACACAAGAGCTGGACGGTGCCACCGGGGCGATTGCGGTCGCCCTGCTGACCGGGGATCGAAGCGCTATTCCGCCCGATGTCATGCAGGCCGTGAGAGATTCGGGGCTCGCGCATCTGCTCGCCATTTCGGGATTGCATGTGGGGCTGGTCGCGGGGATCCTGTTTTTCGCCGCGCGTGCGACGATGGCGGCGATGCCGTCCCTGGCGCTTCGTCATCCGATCAAGAAATACGCCGCGCTGATCGGATTTCTCGGGGCCGCGTTCTATCTCATCCTGTCGGGCGCGACGATCCCGACACAACGCGCAGTGATCATGCTGGGGCTGGTGATGATCGCGGTCGCGGTCGACCGCGAGGCGATCTCCATGCGGATCGTTGCCTGGGCGGCCGCGCTCATCCTGATTTTCGCCCCGGAAAGCCTGATGGAGGCGGGGTTTCAGATGTCCTTCGCGGCGGTTATCGCGCTGGTCGCGGCGTACGAGGCTTTGTATCGGGACCGGGGGTGGCGACGAAGCATGCAGCGCAGGGCTCAGGAGAGCGCGAACCCGCTCCTGCGCGTGGCGCTGTTTGTCGGCATTTATCTGGCCGGTACCGCGCTGACGACACTGGTCGCCAGCCTGGCGACCAGCCCCTTTGCGGCCTTTCACTTCAACCGGGTCGCGGCCTTCGGTCTGGTCGCAAATTTGATCGCGGTGCCGCTGACGGCGCTCTGGATCATGCCGTTCGGCGTCGTTGCCCTGGCGCTGATGCCGTTCGGCCTCGCTTCCGTCGCGCTCGGTCCCATGGGGTGGGGGATCGATGCGGTGATCGGCACGGCGACGGCCATCGCGGCGTGGCCCATGGCGGCCTTTTCCCACCCGGCCATGCCCCCGGCGAGTTTCGCGCTCCTCGTCATCGGCGGTCTCTGGCTCTGTCTCTGGCGAACGCGCTGGCGCCTCTACGGCCTCGGCGCCATTGGCCTTGGCCTGGCCATCCTGCCGGTTGCCCCTCAGGGGCCGGATATACTGGTTACGGGGGACGGGCGCACATTCATGGTCCGGTCGGCCGATGGCGCCGCGTTCGTTTCGCCTGGCCGTGAAAATGATTTCGAACGCACGGCCTGGGCGCGCCATTTCGGGCACGAATCCTCCCGGATACGAACGTTCCCCGGGCCCGGAGCCGGCGCTCTCGATCTCGTTCTGGCCCGGCTCGGATCAGCGCGCCTGGCGTGCGATTCCCTTGCCTGTGTCCTGCGGACGGCCGATGGCAGCGAGGTTTCTCTTGGCGCCGGCTGGGCCGCACTCGCCGAAGATTGCGGCAGGGCAGCCCGTCTCGTGATCGCGGCCGTGCCCGATACCGGACGATGCGGCGGGGTGCGGCTGATCGACCGTTTCGATCTTTGGCGTAATGGCGGGCACGCTGTCTGGCTGTCGCCCCAGGCCATCGGGATCGAGACTGTGGCTGAGCGCCAGGGTGACCGGCCGTGGCGCGTGCGGCCGGGCGCGGATTAGCCGGTTTCTCGGGCCATGTGCCGGCTTAGTGGTAGCGGCGCAGGAGCCCCACGAGTTCGCCCTGCACCTTGACCCGGTCGGGGCCAAAAATCCGCGTTTCGTAGGCCCTGTTGGCGGGTTCGAGCGCGATCGAGCCGCCCCGTCGGCGCAGCCGCTTCAGAGTCACTTCCTCGTCATCGATCAGCGCCACCACGATCTGGCCGCTATTGGCCGTATCGGCCCGGCGGATGATGACCGTGTCACCATCGACGATGCCGGCTTCTTCCATGGAATCTCCAGCGACTTCAAGGCAGTAATGCTCGCCCCTTCCATCAAGCATGAATCCAGGGACCGAGATGAAATTGCCCGGATCGCGCAGCGCCTCGATGGGAGTGCCGGCCGCGATACGGCCGTAAAGCGGAAGCCCCACGGACTCGTCGTTGGCCGAGCCGGTCGCCCCAGAGAGAGCACCGCCGAAATCGCCTTCGATTACGTTTGGCTTGAAACTCGGCCGGCGGACCGGTTGCGATGCATCGCCGGACCCGGCCTGGCCCAGCGCTGTTGCGTCAGGCAGGCGCAGAACCTCGAGAGCACGGGCGCGGTGGGCAAGGCGGCGAATGAAGCCGCGCTCCTCCAGGGCGGTGATCAGACGGTGAATGCCTGATTTCGAGCTGAGGCCAAGGGCGTCCTTCATTTCGTCGAAGGACGGCGCCACGCCGCTCCGTTGCAAGTGCTCGTTGATGAATGTCAGCAGTTCGGCCTGTTTGCGTGTCAGCATGACTGCGGCTTCTCACCTACTAGATATAGAACAAACCAAAAACATCGCGACATGTTCTAGTTTAGTTCCGGCCTTCCGTCAAGCGCCGCAACTTTCAGAGGAGAATTACTGGGACGGTTTCGCCGGCGGCCCGGGCGGGCGCGTGGGGCGGGCGCACGATCAGCCCGTCCGCCCGCTCGAGAGGCAGGATCATGGCGCTGTCCTGCCGGGGGAAGGGGCTCGCCCGATACATTCCCGTTTCGTCGAGTTCGACGGCGGCGCGCAGGTAATCCTGGCGGGAGTCATTGGCCGCAAGGGCAGTGGTCAGCCGGGCTGCGACGGGGCGGTTTACCGCTTCGGCGCGGCCCAGCCGGGCGGCCAGGAAGGGACGGGCATAGAGCACCGCCGAGACCAGGGCCGAGACCGGATTGCCGGGCAGGCCCAGCACCGGCAGGTTCCCGAAACCCGGCCCCCTCAACCGGCCGAAGAACGAGGGTTTGCCGGGCCGCATCGCGACTTTCCAGAAGGCGGTCTCGAAACCGCGGTCTCCCAGAACGTCCCGGATCAGATCGTGGTCGCCGACGGACGCGCCGCCGGTCGTCACCAGCAGATCCGCCCCGGCATCCTTGAGCTGCTCGAGCCTGTCGCCGGTGGCGGCCGCGTCGTCGGGCGCGATCCCCAGATCCGTGACCTCGGCCCCCTCCGCCCGGAAGAAGGCGGCCAGGCCGTGGCTGTTGGAATTGATCACGCTGTAGGGGCCCGGCTGCGCGCCCACCTCGACCAGTTCGCTGCCGAGCGAAAGAAGGGCGATGCGGGGCCGGCGGCGCACCGGCACTTCGGCGATATTCATCGCTGCAAGCAATGCCAGTGTCCGGGCGGTAATACGCCGGCCGGCCGCGATCACCGTTTCGCCTGCCATGAAATCCATGCCGGCCGGCCGGATGTATCGGCCCCTCTCGGGCGACTGAAGGATGCGGACCCGGTGCCGGGCCGGAACCGCCTCGGTATCTTCCTGAATGACGACGGTGTCGGCGCCTGCGGGCACCGGCCCGCCAGTGAAAATCCTGACGGCCTGGCCGGGGCCCACCACGCCTGCGTAGGCGGCACCGGCGGGCGCCTCGCCGATGACGCCGAGTTCGACGGGCGGGCTGGCGATATCGGTGGCGCGAACGGCGTAGCCGTCCATGGCCGACATATCCTGAGGCGGGTGGGCGACGCGGGCGGCAATGGCGGCCGCCGTCACGCGCTCGAGGGCGGCGGCGAGCGGGACGGTCTCGCTTTCGACCGGCTCGAGCCCGGCCCGGACCCGGGCAATCGCCTCTTCGACCGGGATCATGTGTCCGGGCGCTCGAAATCGCCTGACGCGCCGCCTGATTTGCGCAGGAGCCGAATCTCGCCCAATACCATCTCCCGATCCACCGCCTTGCACATGTCGTAGATGGTGAGCGCGGCCACGGAAACCGCGGTCAGGGCCTCCATCTCCACCCCCGTTCGCCCGGTAACCCGGCAGACGGCCGTGATTTCAAGCGCGGATTCCGCCGGCACCGGCCGGAACTCCACCGCCACCGAGGAAAGCGCCAGGGGATGGCACAGCGGAATGAGGTCCGACGTCCGCTTGGCGGCCTGGATGCCGGCGAGGCGCGCCGTACCAAGGACATCGCCCTTGTCCATCGAACCGGCCAGAATCTTGTCGAGGGTTGCCGGCCGCATGACGATCCGTCCGCCCGCGACCGCAATCCGGCTTGAAACCGCCTTGTCGGCGATATCGACCATCCGGGCATGGCCGGCTTCGTCAAAATGGGTGAACTGGTCGGACTTATCCGTCATCCCGCTTCCTCTGGTCGCGGTGGCCCGCGCCATCGTCCGGCGGGCCGTCGTCGATCATCGCCCGGACGGCAACGCCGACATCGGGCTCGCGCATGAACCGCTCGCCGATCAGGAAGGCGCGCGCGCCCGCGCGCCAGGCGCGGGCCAGATCCTCGGGTGTGCCAAGGCCACTTTCCGCGACTGCCAGTACGTTGCGGGGAAGCGCGGGAATAAGCTCTTCGGAAATCTTAAGATTAACCTCTAATGTCTTGAGATTTCTATTATTAACACCGATCATTTTTCCGCCGAGCGCGACCGCCCGATCCAGCTCGGCCCGGTCATGAATCTCGACCAGGCTGGCCAGTCCCAGCTCATCGGCCAGGCCGATCAGCTCCGCTGCCAGATTATCCGGAATCGCGGCCAGGATAATCAGGACGGCATCGGCCCCAAGTACCCGCGCTTCAAAGATCTGATAGGGATCGATGGTGAAATCCTTGCGCAGAATAGGCAGATCCACAGACTTTCTTGCCTGGAGGAGATGCGCGTCCTCTCCTTGGAAGTAGGGCCTGTCCGTGAGAACGGACAGGCAGCTTGCCCCGTTTTCGGCGTAGATGCGGGCGAGCGCAGCGGGATCGAAATCCTTGCGAATGAGGCCGCGGGAGGGCGAGGCCTTCTTGATTTCGGCGATTAGCGGGTAGCTACCGCCGTCAGCACGGGCGGCGAGGGCACCGATGAAGTCGCGCGGGTGCGGCGCATCCGCGGCCCGCTGCCGAATCTCGGTAAAAGGGGTCTCGATCTGCCGGGCCGCGACGTGCTCGCGCTTGTCGGCACATATCTTGGTCAGGATGTCACGCGCCGGGCCTGTCATGGCGTCTCCTGTCTTTCATCTCCGTCATCGGCGCCGGTATTGTCCTGGCGCGCAGGCGCCTGGGTCAGGCGAACCAGCTCGCGCAGGAGGCGCTGCCCGCTGCCGTCGTCGATCGCGGTGGCGGCGAGTTTCACGCCCTCTGCAAGGCTGGTGGCGCGGTCGGCGACGATCAGGGCGGCGGCCGCATTCAGCAGCACGATATCACGAATGGGGCCGGTTTCGCCCCGCAGCAGGCGGCCGAGGCGGCGCGCGTTCTGGCGGGGCGTTCCTCCCGCCAGATCGGACAGTTTCGCCCGTTTGAGGCCGGCCTGTTCCGGGCGGACGGTAAAGGCCCGGACCCGGCGGTTCTTCAATTCGGCGACATGGGTGATGCCGGTGGTGGTGATCTCGTCCAGCCCGTCGCTCCCGTGCACGACCCAGGCCCGGGTCGAACCCAGGCGATGAAGAACCTGCGCGACCGGCTCGACCCACCGCTTGTCGAACACGCCAAGCACCTGGCGCTTCGCCAGGGCCGGGCTCGAGAGAGGCCCCAGCAGGTTGAAGATTGTCCGGGTCCCAAGCTCGGTCCTGACCGGCGCGACGTTGCGCGTCGCCAGGTGGTGACGAGGCGCCATGAGAAAGCCGAAATTCAGCCGGTGCATCCCCTCCATCACGACCTCGAGGGGCGCCTCCAGATTGACGCCGGCCGCGGTCAGCAGATCAGCCGAGCCGGAGCGCGATGAAATCGCGCGATTGCCATGTTTCGCGACCGGTACGCCGCAGGCCGCCACCACCAGGGCGGCGGCGGTCGAGATATTGAAGGTGCCGGAGGCATCGCCGCCGGTGCCGCAGGTATCGACTGCGCCTTTGGGAGCGATGACCCGCTCGGCCCGTTCGCGCAGTACGCGCGCGGCCCCGGCGATCTCGTCCACGGTTTCGCCGCGAACCCGCAAGGCCATGAGGAAGGCGCCCATCTGCGCAGGCGTGGCGTCGCCCGTCATCAGGAAGGAAAACGCGGCCTCGGCCTCCCGTTCGGTCAGCGTCTCGCCGGCCGCGACCTTCGGGAGGAGGTCTTTCAGCGTGCGCACGGCCGGCGCGGCTTTCCGGCTTCCACGACGGGCTGCCATCAGGCGGCGCTCCGCGGGATCGGCGCCGTCTCGAGCCCCGCGATCTTGAGAAAATTGGCGAGGATCCGGTGGCCATGCTGCGAGGCTATGGATTCGGGATGAAACTGGACCCCGAAAACCGGCGCGCTGCGATGGGCCAGGCCCATGATGATGCCGTCCTCGGTCTCGGCCGTGACAGTCAGGCACTCGGGGACCCGGTCGGGCGCGACAACGAGTGAATGATAGCGCGTCGCCTGGAAAGGGGACGATACGCCGGCGAATATCGGATGCCTGTTGTGGCGCACGGCGCTCACCTTCCCGTGCATCGGCGTCGGCGCCCGAACGACGCGGCCGCCGTAGGCCTGGCCGATCGCCTGATGCCCGAGACAGACCCCGATCATCGGGATCCGCCCGGCCGCCAGGCGGATCAGGTCGAGACAGATTCCGGCCCGGTCCGGATCGCAGGGGCCGGGTGACAGGAGGATCGCACGGGGCTTCATCGCCACCGCCTCCTCGGCCGACAGCGTGTCGTTGCGCCGGACAACGATTTCCGCACCCGGTCCGGCAGCCAGCTCGCCCAGGTAATGGACGAGGTTGTAGGTAAAACTGTCGTAGTTATCGATGAGCAAAATCATTCGAAAAAACAGCTTGTTTTCGTGCTACCTTAAAGTTTGCTCCGATTGCCTGTCTGACGCCGGAGCCCCCAACAGAACGCTTGACCCGTTTCCGCCGCTCCCGTCAACTCGGGGGAGGAACGAAGGGCGGGATCACGGTTTTATTCCGTTCCGCCGCGTTCGTCACCCGTGTCTCCGGAGGGGCTATGAACGACCCGGCTCGATCCAGCCACAACCCAGACCATCATGCGCCCGACGACCATGCCGGCTGCGCCGGCCATGGCGAGGCCCGGGCGGCGCCAACCGCCGGCTCGCCCGGACAATACACGTGTCCCATGCATCCTGAAATCCTCAAGGACGGGCCAGGCACCTGTCCGATTTGCGGCATGGGCCTCGAGCCGGTCGTGCCCGACAAAGAGACAGAGAATCCCGAACTGAAGGATATGACCCGCCGTTTCTGGATCGCGGCGGTTCTGACACTGCCGATCCTCGGGCTGGCCATGATACCGCTGCCCGAAGGCTGGAGCTGGCTTGCGCGCTGGTCTCATGAAATTCAGCTTGGTCTCAGCCTGCCGGTGGTGGCCTGGGCCGGGGCGCCATTCTTTGTCCGCGGCTGGGAGTCGGTGAAATCCGGCAATCTCAACATGTTCACGCTGATTTCTCTCGGCGTTGGCGTGGCATTTCTTGCCAGCGCAGTCCTGGTACTGGTCCCCGGCTGGGTGCCGCCGGCCTTTCTGACGGCGGGCGGGCGGGTGCCAGTTTATTTCGAGGCTGCCGCAGTCATTACGACCCTTGTCCTGCTGGGCCAGGTCATTGAGTTGCGCGCGCGGGACCGGGCGGGGGATGCCATTCGCGCCTTGCTCGATCTGGCGCCGGCCGAAGCGGTGCGCCTCGATGATG from Alphaproteobacteria bacterium includes the following:
- the trpD gene encoding anthranilate phosphoribosyltransferase produces the protein MAARRGSRKAAPAVRTLKDLLPKVAAGETLTEREAEAAFSFLMTGDATPAQMGAFLMALRVRGETVDEIAGAARVLRERAERVIAPKGAVDTCGTGGDASGTFNISTAAALVVAACGVPVAKHGNRAISSRSGSADLLTAAGVNLEAPLEVVMEGMHRLNFGFLMAPRHHLATRNVAPVRTELGTRTIFNLLGPLSSPALAKRQVLGVFDKRWVEPVAQVLHRLGSTRAWVVHGSDGLDEITTTGITHVAELKNRRVRAFTVRPEQAGLKRAKLSDLAGGTPRQNARRLGRLLRGETGPIRDIVLLNAAAALIVADRATSLAEGVKLAATAIDDGSGQRLLRELVRLTQAPARQDNTGADDGDERQETP
- a CDS encoding aminodeoxychorismate/anthranilate synthase component II; this encodes MILLIDNYDSFTYNLVHYLGELAAGPGAEIVVRRNDTLSAEEAVAMKPRAILLSPGPCDPDRAGICLDLIRLAAGRIPMIGVCLGHQAIGQAYGGRVVRAPTPMHGKVSAVRHNRHPIFAGVSSPFQATRYHSLVVAPDRVPECLTVTAETEDGIIMGLAHRSAPVFGVQFHPESIASQHGHRILANFLKIAGLETAPIPRSAA